Below is a genomic region from Spartinivicinus marinus.
AAAGACCGGACTGGATTACTCGATGCCGAAGTCAAGCAATCATTAATTGAACAGGAATTAAGTGATGGCCAAGTATCAGACTTTTCTAGCGCAATGATTGATGAACGGCAAGCGCTTCACGATAAAGTATTACTAGACTCTGGTAACCATGAAATTCAAAAAGCGAATACAGGGGTACCAGGCTATAAAATATTCGAGGGCGGCCGTATTGCTGTAGCATCAAATGCGACCAATATTGCTGAGTTTCATCGAGCTGATGTCAGAGGGCTTTCTGGTGCAGTCAGCGCATAAACCCTGCCAGCTAAACGTTAAGATTTATTATGTTTACCAGTGAACTATTTGATGAAAAAATGGAGGGATTATTCGCAGCCATAGGTGGCGAATATACCCCTCCTTTGGATGACGATGAGGTAGAAATTATTTTAACCTTAGAGTCAGGGCAAGCCATACGCTTATCTGAAACAGAAAACGAACAGTTGGAAATTCTAGCCTCTCTTGGGCCAGTACCTAATGAACCAACTTCATTAGTCGCTTTATTAATTGCTAATCGAAATGCTGAGCAACAACACCCCACTAGTTTTTTTATTACACCAGATGCAGCAGAGGCCTGTGCAGTACTACAACTGCCGTTGACTGCATCAACAGATGATGTGGTTGACAGTTTTCAACGGATAGTACACAGCTGTAACTGGTACTTAAAAGAATTATTAGCCACTTCTGAATCTCAAAATACCCAATCACAGAGTCAGATTAAAGTGTAACTTAAGAACACCTCTAATCAATAATCACATGGGGTAAAAACCGCGACGAATCCTTGGTAATCACTTGCCGATCTTCTCTGATCCCAATACCTGCTGGTTCGTCTGCAATAACCCAGCTACCCACCAAGGTGTAATTGCCAGAAAAAGCAGGCAGTGGATGAAAGGCCTGGATAATATAACCACTATCATCATAAGGGCCTTCCACTACATGCTGAATTCCCTGGTGGTCCTGTATCGTAATATTGGAGCCCTCCCTTGATAACAGTGGTTTCCGAACAAACCCTTTGGTAAAGCGATTATTCTGATTAATTTCATCCTCAAAATAGGCAGGCAACAGGTTAGGGTGATTGGGATACATCTCCCATAATAATGGTAAAATACCTTTATTTGACAATACCGCTTTCCATGGTGGCTCTAAGAAATGAGTGCCTGAGCTTGGAATAGCAGGGCCAAACTCCTCTTCCATTAGCCATTCCCATGGGTAAAGCTTAAATAAGGCAGGTATGGTGTAGTCTTCTAGGTCAGTAAACTCACCGTCTGGACTAATGCCAATATCTTCTACATAAATAAACTTAGTGGCTAACCCTGCCTGTAATGCGCAATCCTCAAAATACTGGACTGTCCCCCGGTCTTCTTCCGTGCCCTTACAACAAGCAAAGTACAATGGCTGAGGTATATCTAGTATGGCTAAACGCTCAATCAACCGCTCTTGAATGGAGTTAAATTGATCACATCCAACAGGTATCATGGATTGCTCCATGGTTTGCTCCAGCCAAATCCATTGCCAAAAAGCACTCTCATAAAGTGAGGTGGGGGTATCGGCATTATATTCATAAAATTTTGCAGGCCCAGAACCATCATAAGCTAAATCCATTCGTCCATATAAATGCTTATCGCCTGCTTGCCAACTGGCACGAATATAGTCCCAATATAGTTCTGGAATATGCAACCTCTGCAGTAATTGCTCATTATTAACCACTTTATTAACCAGCTCTAAACACATACTGTGCAATTCAGCGGTTGGGTCTTCTATATCACTTTCAATTTGCTGCAAAGTAAATTGATAATAGGCCGACTCATCCCAATACGGCT
It encodes:
- a CDS encoding glutathionylspermidine synthase family protein, translating into MQRVSINPRSDWQALANQLGFKFHTLYGEPYWDESAYYQFTLQQIESDIEDPTAELHSMCLELVNKVVNNEQLLQRLHIPELYWDYIRASWQAGDKHLYGRMDLAYDGSGPAKFYEYNADTPTSLYESAFWQWIWLEQTMEQSMIPVGCDQFNSIQERLIERLAILDIPQPLYFACCKGTEEDRGTVQYFEDCALQAGLATKFIYVEDIGISPDGEFTDLEDYTIPALFKLYPWEWLMEEEFGPAIPSSGTHFLEPPWKAVLSNKGILPLLWEMYPNHPNLLPAYFEDEINQNNRFTKGFVRKPLLSREGSNITIQDHQGIQHVVEGPYDDSGYIIQAFHPLPAFSGNYTLVGSWVIADEPAGIGIREDRQVITKDSSRFLPHVIID